The Mixta hanseatica genome includes a region encoding these proteins:
- a CDS encoding DUF805 domain-containing protein, translating to MTLQQWCFSYRGRLGRRDFWIWQIVWLLTMTALFTLAANDLLDNQMAAFGVVCLLWPASAVLVKRLHDRNKRGYWALLLVVAWILLAGNWGVLGTGWHTGLGRFVPTLILIGMLCELGLLSGSAGENRYGQAAQRVNYFRKRGAEKSPHQ from the coding sequence ATGACGCTACAGCAATGGTGTTTTTCTTATCGTGGTCGTTTGGGACGGCGAGACTTCTGGATTTGGCAGATCGTCTGGCTGTTGACCATGACCGCGCTTTTTACGCTGGCGGCAAACGATCTACTGGATAACCAGATGGCGGCCTTCGGCGTGGTCTGTTTATTGTGGCCCGCCAGCGCCGTGCTGGTGAAGCGTCTGCACGATCGTAACAAACGCGGCTATTGGGCGCTGTTGCTGGTGGTCGCCTGGATATTGCTGGCAGGTAACTGGGGCGTGCTGGGCACGGGCTGGCATACAGGTCTGGGGCGCTTTGTGCCGACGCTTATCCTTATCGGCATGCTTTGCGAATTAGGCCTGCTGAGCGGTTCGGCGGGGGAAAACCGCTATGGCCAGGCCGCGCAGCGGGTCAATTATTTTCGCAAGCGCGGCGCAGAAAAAAGCCCTCACCAGTAA
- the emrD gene encoding multidrug efflux MFS transporter EmrD, giving the protein MKKIENGHLLLMLIVLVAVGQMAQTIYVPAMADIAASFNVRDGVMQRVMAAYLMTYGGSQLIYGPLSDSVGRKPVILAGMAIFMLGALGALLAPSVDWLIAASALQGLGTGVAGVMARTMPRDLYAGSALRQANSLLNMGILVSPLAAPMIGATLTHLFGWHACFAFLLLLCLLVTGAMARWLPETRPPTGEMRPLFSRYRPLLSDRIFVRYLVMLIGALAGIAVYEASCGILMGGVLGLDAMTISILFILPIPAAFFGAWFAGRDEKSFHTLMWYAVNSCLLAGVLMWLPAWFGIMNIWTLLVPASLFFFGAGMMFPLATSGAMEPYAWLAGTAGALIGGLQNLGSGLVAWLSAMLPQNSQFSLGMLMCATAVLMLLCWWPLSKDPEPQAV; this is encoded by the coding sequence ATGAAAAAGATAGAAAACGGACATCTGTTACTGATGCTGATTGTATTGGTGGCGGTAGGACAAATGGCGCAAACCATTTATGTCCCGGCAATGGCTGACATTGCTGCATCTTTTAACGTACGTGATGGCGTAATGCAACGCGTCATGGCCGCATACCTGATGACATATGGCGGTTCACAACTTATTTACGGGCCGCTCTCCGATAGCGTAGGACGCAAGCCGGTGATCCTGGCGGGCATGGCTATTTTTATGCTCGGCGCGCTGGGTGCGCTGTTGGCGCCTTCCGTTGACTGGCTGATTGCCGCCAGCGCGCTACAGGGCTTAGGCACCGGCGTGGCGGGCGTGATGGCGCGCACCATGCCGCGTGATCTCTATGCCGGTAGCGCGCTGCGTCAGGCAAACAGCCTGTTGAATATGGGGATTCTTGTCAGCCCGCTGGCGGCGCCAATGATTGGCGCGACGCTGACGCATCTGTTTGGCTGGCACGCCTGCTTTGCCTTTCTGCTGCTGCTGTGTCTGCTGGTAACGGGCGCAATGGCGCGCTGGCTGCCGGAAACCCGGCCTCCGACGGGCGAGATGCGACCGTTATTTTCACGTTATCGTCCGCTGCTGAGCGATCGCATCTTTGTACGTTATTTGGTTATGCTTATTGGCGCGCTGGCGGGAATTGCCGTCTATGAGGCAAGCTGCGGCATCCTGATGGGCGGCGTGCTGGGGCTGGATGCGATGACGATCAGCATTCTGTTTATTCTGCCGATCCCGGCGGCCTTTTTCGGCGCCTGGTTTGCAGGACGTGATGAGAAAAGCTTCCATACGCTGATGTGGTATGCGGTAAACAGCTGCCTGCTGGCCGGCGTTCTGATGTGGCTGCCCGCCTGGTTTGGCATTATGAATATCTGGACGCTGTTGGTGCCGGCATCACTGTTTTTCTTTGGCGCAGGAATGATGTTTCCGCTGGCGACATCCGGTGCGATGGAGCCCTACGCCTGGCTGGCGGGTACGGCTGGCGCGCTCATCGGCGGGCTGCAGAACCTGGGCTCCGGGCTGGTTGCCTGGCTGTCAGCGATGCTGCCGCAAAACAGCCAGTTTAGTCTGGGGATGTTAATGTGCGCGACCGCCGTGCTAATGCTGCTGTGCTGGTGGCCGCTGTCCAAAGACCCTGAACCGCAGGCGGTTTGA
- the fieF gene encoding CDF family cation-efflux transporter FieF (FieF, a metal efflux transporter, is a member of the CDF (cation diffusion facilitator) family of transporters.), with protein sequence MIASYARLVNRAALAATMLAVLLLLIKIFAWWYTGSVSVLAALVDSLVDTAASLTNLLVVRYSLQPADAEHTFGHGKAESLAALAQSMFISGSALFLFLTGIQHLANPGVLHAPLVGMVVTLVALVSTLLLVTFQRWVVRKTQSQAIRADMLHYQSDVLMNGAILLALALSWYGFTRADALFALGIGAWILFSALRMGYDAVQSLLDRALPDAERQEIVKIITTWPGVQGAHDLRTRQSGPTRFIQVHLEIEDNLPLIQAHRVAEQVEQALLKQFPGSDIIIHQDPCSVARTEPQGFL encoded by the coding sequence ATGATAGCTTCCTATGCGCGGCTGGTTAACCGGGCGGCGCTGGCAGCAACGATGCTGGCAGTGCTGCTGTTACTGATCAAAATATTCGCCTGGTGGTATACCGGCTCGGTTAGCGTACTGGCGGCGCTGGTCGATTCGCTGGTGGATACTGCCGCCTCTTTAACTAATCTTTTAGTGGTGCGCTATTCATTGCAGCCTGCGGATGCGGAACATACCTTTGGTCATGGTAAAGCAGAATCGCTGGCGGCGCTGGCGCAAAGCATGTTTATTTCCGGCTCCGCCCTGTTTCTGTTCCTGACCGGTATTCAGCATTTAGCCAATCCTGGTGTGCTGCATGCGCCGCTGGTCGGCATGGTGGTGACGCTGGTGGCTTTGGTTTCCACGCTGCTGCTGGTCACTTTCCAGCGCTGGGTGGTGCGTAAAACGCAAAGTCAGGCAATCCGTGCCGATATGTTGCATTATCAGTCTGACGTATTGATGAATGGTGCCATTCTGCTGGCGTTAGCCCTGAGCTGGTATGGCTTTACCCGCGCTGATGCGCTCTTTGCGTTAGGTATTGGCGCCTGGATTCTGTTTAGCGCGTTACGGATGGGCTATGATGCCGTACAGTCCTTGCTTGACCGCGCGTTGCCCGATGCGGAGCGGCAAGAGATTGTTAAAATTATCACCACCTGGCCCGGCGTGCAGGGCGCACACGATTTGCGCACCCGACAATCCGGTCCGACCCGCTTTATTCAGGTCCATCTGGAAATAGAAGACAATTTGCCATTAATTCAGGCGCATCGCGTGGCGGAGCAGGTTGAACAAGCGCTTTTAAAGCAGTTTCCTGGCTCTGATATCATTATCCATCAGGATCCCTGTTCTGTGGCTCGTACCGAGCCGCAGGGTTTTTTATAG
- the fpr gene encoding ferredoxin--NADP(+) reductase, producing the protein MAEWVNGNVTEVTHWTDSLFSITVNAPVTPFTAGQFAKLALEIDGERVQRAYSYVNAPANPALEFYLVNVPEGKLSPRLHALQPGDQVMVTKEAAGFFVLEEIPECQTLWMLATGTAIGPYLSILQQGEGLARFQSLVLVHAARYAADLSYLPLMQQLEQRYQGQLRIQTVVSREERPGSLTGRIPALIASGALEQAVGLPMDADSSHIMLCGNPQMVRDTQQLLKETRAMNKHLRRKPGHITSEHYW; encoded by the coding sequence ATGGCTGAATGGGTTAACGGCAACGTTACGGAGGTTACACACTGGACGGACAGTTTGTTCAGCATCACGGTTAATGCTCCCGTCACGCCCTTTACCGCCGGCCAGTTCGCCAAGCTGGCGTTAGAGATTGACGGAGAACGGGTACAGCGCGCCTATTCCTATGTTAATGCGCCCGCTAACCCCGCGCTGGAATTTTACCTGGTGAACGTTCCGGAAGGTAAATTAAGCCCAAGGCTGCACGCCTTACAGCCCGGCGATCAGGTGATGGTAACCAAAGAGGCCGCCGGCTTTTTTGTGCTGGAAGAGATCCCCGAATGCCAAACCCTGTGGATGCTAGCCACCGGCACCGCTATCGGCCCTTATCTTTCGATTTTGCAACAGGGCGAAGGACTGGCGCGTTTCCAGAGTCTGGTACTGGTGCATGCCGCGCGCTACGCTGCGGACTTAAGCTATCTGCCGCTGATGCAGCAGCTGGAACAGCGCTATCAAGGCCAGCTGCGTATCCAGACGGTAGTCAGCCGTGAAGAGCGTCCCGGCTCGTTAACCGGCCGCATCCCGGCGTTGATTGCCAGTGGCGCACTGGAACAGGCGGTGGGGCTGCCGATGGATGCCGATAGCAGCCATATTATGCTGTGCGGCAATCCGCAGATGGTGCGTGATACCCAACAGCTGCTGAAAGAGACGCGAGCGATGAACAAACATCTGCGGCGTAAACCCGGCCATATCACCAGCGAACATTACTGGTGA
- the glpK gene encoding glycerol kinase GlpK yields MMSTDKKYIVALDQGTTSSRAVVLDHDANIVAVSQREFTQIYPKAGWVEHDPMDIWASQSSTLVEVLAHADIRSDQIAAIGITNQRETAIVWDKESGKPIYNAIVWQDPRTADYCEKLKKEGLEEYIQHTTGLVINPYFSGTKVKWILDHVEGARERAKRGELLFGTVDTWLIWKMTQGRVHITDHTNASRTMMYNIHKLEWDQRMLDILDIPREMLPEVKSSSEVYGQTNIGGKGGTRIPIAGIAGDQQAALYGQLCVLPGMAKNTYGTGCFMLMNTGAEAVTSTHGLLTTIACGPRGEVNYALEGAVFIGGAAIQWLRDEMKLISDSADSEYFAMKVKDSNGVYMVPAFTGLGAPYWDPYARGALFGLTRGANANHIIRATLESIAWQTRDVLEAMQNDANTRLQSLRVDGGAVANNFLMQFQSDILGTRVERPEVREVTALGAAYLAGLAVGFWKDLDEVRAKAVIEREFRPSIETTERNYRYAGWRKAVARAQAWEEHDE; encoded by the coding sequence GATCTACCCGAAAGCGGGCTGGGTTGAACATGATCCGATGGATATCTGGGCTTCTCAAAGCTCCACGCTGGTTGAAGTCCTGGCGCATGCCGATATTCGTTCCGACCAGATTGCCGCTATCGGCATTACCAACCAACGCGAAACGGCCATTGTCTGGGATAAAGAATCCGGCAAGCCGATTTATAATGCGATTGTCTGGCAAGATCCGCGCACGGCCGACTACTGTGAAAAGCTGAAAAAAGAGGGGCTGGAAGAGTATATCCAGCACACCACCGGTCTGGTCATCAACCCTTACTTCTCCGGCACTAAAGTAAAATGGATTCTTGATCATGTCGAAGGCGCCCGCGAGCGCGCGAAGCGTGGCGAACTGCTTTTCGGCACCGTAGATACCTGGCTTATCTGGAAAATGACTCAGGGTCGGGTGCATATTACCGACCATACCAACGCCTCACGTACCATGATGTACAACATTCATAAGCTGGAATGGGATCAGCGCATGCTGGATATCCTCGACATTCCGCGTGAAATGCTGCCAGAAGTGAAGTCTTCTTCTGAAGTGTATGGTCAAACGAATATCGGCGGTAAAGGCGGCACGCGTATTCCTATCGCCGGTATCGCTGGCGATCAACAGGCGGCGCTGTATGGTCAGCTCTGTGTGCTGCCGGGTATGGCGAAGAACACCTACGGTACCGGCTGCTTTATGTTGATGAACACCGGCGCCGAAGCGGTAACTTCTACGCATGGCCTGTTAACCACCATCGCCTGCGGTCCGCGCGGCGAAGTAAACTATGCGCTGGAAGGTGCGGTATTTATCGGCGGCGCAGCGATTCAATGGCTGCGCGATGAGATGAAGCTGATCAGCGATTCTGCCGACTCAGAATATTTCGCGATGAAAGTAAAAGATTCAAACGGCGTATATATGGTTCCCGCTTTTACCGGCCTCGGCGCGCCTTACTGGGATCCCTATGCGCGCGGCGCACTGTTCGGCCTGACGCGCGGCGCCAACGCCAACCATATTATTCGCGCGACGCTGGAATCGATCGCCTGGCAGACGCGCGACGTGCTGGAAGCGATGCAGAACGACGCCAATACGCGCCTGCAGTCGCTGCGCGTTGACGGCGGCGCGGTCGCTAATAACTTCCTGATGCAATTCCAGTCCGATATCCTCGGCACGCGCGTAGAGCGGCCGGAAGTGCGTGAAGTTACTGCGCTGGGAGCAGCTTATCTTGCCGGTCTGGCGGTGGGCTTCTGGAAAGATCTGGATGAAGTGCGTGCTAAAGCAGTGATTGAACGCGAATTCCGCCCCAGCATTGAAACCACCGAGCGTAACTATCGCTATGCCGGCTGGCGGAAAGCCGTGGCCCGCGCTCAGGCCTGGGAAGAACACGACGAATAA
- the glpX gene encoding class II fructose-bisphosphatase translates to MKRELAIEFSRVTEAAALAGYKWLGRGDKNQADGAAVNAMRIMLNKVNIDGQIVIGEGEIDEAPMLYIGEKVGTGNGDAVDIAVDPIEGTRMTAMGQANALAVLAVGDRGTFLHAPDMYMEKLIVGPGAKGHIDLNLPLETNLKNIAAALGKTLDALTVTILAKPRHDEVIKQMQQLGVRIFAIPDGDVAASILTCMPDSEVDVLYGIGGAPEGVVSAAVIRALDGDMQGRLLPRHEVKGESEENRRLGEQELARCQEMGINARQALTLDMMARNDNVIFAATGITSGDLLKGITRQGNIATSETLLIRGKSRTIRRIQSIHYLDRKDTALHQWIL, encoded by the coding sequence ATGAAACGAGAACTCGCCATTGAATTTTCCCGCGTTACCGAAGCTGCCGCTCTGGCAGGCTATAAATGGCTAGGTCGCGGCGATAAAAATCAGGCTGACGGCGCCGCCGTCAATGCCATGCGCATTATGCTCAATAAGGTTAATATCGACGGTCAGATTGTCATCGGAGAAGGCGAAATCGATGAGGCCCCGATGCTCTATATCGGTGAGAAAGTCGGCACTGGCAATGGCGATGCCGTCGATATCGCTGTCGATCCGATTGAAGGCACGCGTATGACCGCCATGGGTCAGGCGAATGCGCTGGCGGTGCTGGCGGTCGGCGACCGCGGAACCTTCCTGCATGCGCCCGATATGTATATGGAAAAGCTAATTGTCGGCCCGGGCGCGAAAGGTCATATCGATCTTAACCTGCCGCTGGAAACTAACCTGAAAAACATTGCCGCCGCGTTAGGTAAAACGCTCGACGCGCTAACGGTGACTATTCTGGCGAAGCCGCGGCATGATGAGGTAATTAAGCAGATGCAGCAGCTGGGCGTGCGCATCTTCGCGATTCCTGACGGCGATGTCGCCGCGTCCATTCTGACCTGTATGCCCGATAGTGAAGTGGATGTGCTGTATGGCATCGGCGGCGCGCCGGAAGGGGTGGTATCCGCGGCGGTGATCCGTGCGCTGGATGGCGATATGCAGGGCCGTTTGCTGCCCCGGCATGAGGTAAAAGGTGAAAGCGAAGAAAACCGTCGTCTGGGCGAGCAGGAGCTGGCGCGTTGCCAGGAGATGGGTATCAACGCCCGTCAGGCGCTGACGCTGGATATGATGGCGCGCAACGACAACGTGATTTTCGCCGCTACCGGCATTACCAGCGGCGACCTGCTGAAAGGCATTACGCGCCAGGGAAATATCGCTACCAGTGAAACCTTGCTGATCCGCGGTAAATCACGGACCATCCGCCGTATCCAGTCGATTCATTATCTCGACCGTAAGGATACGGCGCTGCATCAGTGGATTTTGTAA
- a CDS encoding DUF1454 family protein: MKKAPGSLLTPIPILLALLTGTAAHAVEVSSRSEALPTAPYLLPGAPTFDMSIAQFREKYNTANPDLPLSEYRAIDSRLDKSTLTRAASKISETLYASTALEPGTGKIKTLQITWLPIPGPEEKAAQEKALAYMTALMRFFSPTRSVEDSRKRLDELLSKGKGARYYVQTEGALRFVVADNGDKGLTFAVEPIKLSLTVP; the protein is encoded by the coding sequence ATGAAGAAAGCGCCAGGCTCTTTGCTGACGCCCATCCCGATACTGTTGGCACTGTTGACGGGCACCGCAGCGCATGCCGTCGAGGTATCGTCGCGTAGTGAAGCGTTACCCACTGCGCCTTATTTGCTGCCAGGCGCGCCAACGTTTGATATGAGTATTGCGCAGTTTCGGGAAAAATATAATACGGCAAATCCTGATTTACCGCTTAGCGAATACCGGGCGATCGACAGCCGGCTGGATAAAAGCACCCTCACGCGGGCAGCCAGTAAAATCAGCGAAACGCTCTATGCTTCCACGGCGCTGGAACCCGGTACCGGGAAAATAAAAACGTTGCAGATTACCTGGCTGCCGATCCCCGGTCCTGAGGAAAAAGCGGCCCAGGAAAAAGCGCTGGCGTATATGACGGCGCTGATGCGCTTTTTCTCACCGACGCGTTCAGTCGAAGATAGCCGCAAGCGGTTAGATGAACTGCTGAGCAAAGGTAAAGGTGCGCGCTATTATGTGCAAACCGAAGGAGCGTTACGCTTCGTGGTCGCCGACAACGGCGACAAGGGGCTGACCTTCGCCGTAGAGCCGATTAAGCTCTCGCTTACGGTGCCGTAA
- a CDS encoding sulfate ABC transporter substrate-binding protein — MNKWSVGLAVLLASTNVLAKNIELLNVSYDPTRELYEQYNKAFSAHYKQETGDNIVIRQSHGGSGKQATSVINGIRADVVTLALASDIDAIAERGRVNKEWIKRLPNNSAPYTSTIVFLVRKGNPKQIHDWPDLLKPGVAVITPNPKTSGGARWNYLAAWGYALDQNHGDQNKALEFVKALYKNVEVQDSGARGATNTFVERGIGDVLIAWENEAYLAVNKLGKDQFEIVTPSESILAEPTVSVVDRVVDDRDTRKAANDYLNYLYSPEGQAIAAQNFYRPRDAEVAKKYASTFTPLKLFTIDNKFGGWTQAQKTHFAEGGTYDQVMKR, encoded by the coding sequence ATGAATAAGTGGAGTGTAGGGCTGGCCGTTTTACTGGCATCAACCAACGTACTGGCAAAAAATATCGAACTGTTAAACGTTTCTTACGATCCGACGCGTGAACTGTATGAACAATATAACAAAGCGTTCAGCGCGCACTACAAGCAGGAAACCGGCGATAATATCGTTATTCGCCAGTCGCATGGCGGCTCTGGCAAACAGGCAACCTCGGTAATCAACGGCATCCGAGCCGATGTGGTGACGCTGGCGCTGGCATCCGATATTGATGCTATTGCCGAACGCGGCCGGGTAAATAAAGAGTGGATAAAACGCCTGCCGAATAACTCTGCGCCTTATACGTCCACTATCGTTTTCCTGGTGCGTAAGGGCAACCCCAAGCAGATCCACGACTGGCCCGATCTGCTTAAGCCAGGCGTTGCGGTTATTACGCCGAATCCCAAAACCTCTGGCGGCGCCCGCTGGAACTATCTGGCCGCCTGGGGCTACGCCCTGGATCAGAACCATGGCGATCAGAATAAGGCGCTGGAGTTTGTCAAAGCGCTGTATAAGAACGTAGAAGTTCAGGATTCAGGCGCGCGCGGCGCAACCAATACCTTTGTTGAACGCGGCATTGGCGATGTGTTGATCGCCTGGGAAAATGAAGCTTATCTGGCGGTAAACAAGCTGGGTAAAGACCAGTTTGAGATTGTTACTCCCAGCGAGTCTATTCTTGCCGAGCCGACCGTCTCCGTTGTCGATCGGGTGGTCGATGACCGCGACACGCGCAAAGCGGCCAATGACTATCTGAATTACCTCTATTCGCCGGAAGGACAGGCCATTGCCGCGCAAAACTTCTATCGTCCACGTGATGCCGAAGTGGCGAAGAAATACGCTAGCACCTTTACGCCATTAAAACTGTTCACTATCGATAATAAGTTTGGCGGCTGGACGCAGGCGCAGAAAACGCACTTTGCTGAAGGCGGCACCTACGACCAGGTAATGAAACGCTAG
- a CDS encoding CDP-diacylglycerol diphosphatase, translating to MPVPARARKIVTLVIVFILIALAFAAWRFHHNGNALWQIISQQCVPGQQQKNDPSPCQRVDMAAGYVTMKDRNGPLQYLLMPVARICGIESPALGDPATPNFVALAWQQRQLLTMRRGAAVPDSAISLTINSEYGRTQNQLHIHISCLSREARQQLDRLTPQLNARWQPQTLHQHRWLIRTITPDELAQQSSFIRFMREVPQAQQEMGKYGLALASLSDGRLALMAIERDWLRMNRASAEELQDHSCTILH from the coding sequence ATGCCAGTGCCTGCACGCGCTCGGAAAATTGTTACGCTTGTTATCGTCTTTATTCTTATCGCGCTGGCCTTCGCGGCGTGGCGTTTTCATCATAACGGCAATGCGCTGTGGCAGATCATTAGCCAGCAGTGCGTGCCGGGTCAGCAGCAAAAAAACGATCCCAGCCCCTGTCAGCGCGTTGATATGGCCGCTGGCTATGTCACGATGAAAGATCGTAACGGTCCTTTACAGTATCTGTTAATGCCCGTTGCCCGTATCTGCGGCATCGAAAGCCCGGCGTTAGGGGATCCCGCTACGCCCAACTTTGTTGCGCTGGCCTGGCAACAGCGTCAGCTGCTGACGATGCGCCGCGGCGCCGCGGTTCCCGATAGCGCGATCTCATTAACCATTAATTCTGAGTATGGCCGCACGCAAAACCAGCTACATATTCATATTTCCTGCCTGAGTCGTGAGGCGCGACAGCAGCTGGACAGGCTAACGCCGCAGCTGAACGCGCGCTGGCAGCCGCAAACGCTGCATCAGCATCGCTGGCTAATCCGCACCATAACGCCGGATGAACTGGCGCAGCAGAGCAGTTTTATTCGTTTTATGCGGGAAGTGCCGCAGGCGCAGCAGGAGATGGGTAAATATGGTTTGGCGCTGGCAAGCTTATCCGATGGACGGCTGGCATTAATGGCAATTGAGCGTGACTGGCTGAGGATGAATCGAGCTTCAGCAGAGGAGTTGCAGGATCACAGCTGTACGATTTTGCATTAA
- the pfkA gene encoding 6-phosphofructokinase, whose product MIKKIGVLTSGGDAPGMNAAIRGVVRSALSEGLEVCGIYDGYLGLYEDRMINLDRYSVSDMINRGGTFLGSARFPEFRNEETRQVAIENMKKRNIDALVVIGGDGSYMGAKRLTEMGFPCIGLPGTIDNDVAGTDYTIGYFTALETVVEAIDRLRDTSSSHQRISIVEVMGRYCGDLTLAAAIAGGCEFIVLPEIPYTREELVQEIKAGIEKGKKHAIVAITEHICDIDELAKYIEAETKRETRATVLGHIQRGGAPVAYDRILASRMGAYAIELLLQGYGGRCVGIQNEKMVHHDIIDAIENMKRPFKRDWLETAKKLY is encoded by the coding sequence ATGATCAAGAAAATCGGTGTACTGACAAGCGGCGGCGACGCCCCAGGGATGAACGCAGCTATTCGCGGTGTAGTCCGCTCCGCCCTGAGTGAAGGACTGGAAGTTTGTGGCATTTATGATGGCTATCTCGGCTTGTATGAAGACCGCATGATCAACCTCGACCGCTACAGCGTTTCTGACATGATTAACCGCGGCGGCACCTTTTTGGGCTCCGCGCGCTTTCCGGAATTCCGTAATGAGGAAACCCGTCAGGTCGCGATTGAGAACATGAAAAAGCGCAATATCGATGCGCTGGTGGTGATTGGCGGCGACGGTTCCTATATGGGGGCGAAACGCCTGACGGAAATGGGCTTTCCGTGTATCGGTCTGCCGGGCACCATCGATAACGACGTTGCCGGCACCGACTATACCATTGGCTATTTCACTGCGCTGGAAACGGTCGTTGAAGCGATTGACCGCTTGCGTGATACCTCTTCTTCGCATCAGCGTATTTCCATCGTTGAAGTGATGGGCCGTTACTGTGGCGACCTGACGCTGGCGGCAGCGATTGCGGGCGGCTGTGAGTTTATCGTACTGCCGGAGATCCCTTATACCCGTGAAGAACTGGTACAGGAAATTAAAGCCGGTATTGAGAAAGGTAAAAAGCACGCTATCGTGGCAATCACCGAGCATATCTGTGATATCGATGAGCTGGCGAAGTATATCGAAGCGGAAACTAAACGTGAAACTCGCGCTACGGTGCTGGGCCACATTCAGCGCGGTGGCGCGCCGGTCGCTTATGACCGCATCCTGGCTTCACGTATGGGCGCCTACGCGATTGAACTGCTGCTGCAGGGCTACGGTGGCCGCTGCGTGGGTATCCAGAATGAGAAGATGGTGCATCACGACATTATCGATGCCATTGAAAACATGAAGCGCCCGTTCAAGCGCGACTGGCTGGAAACCGCAAAAAAACTCTACTAA
- the tpiA gene encoding triose-phosphate isomerase, translating to MRHPLVMGNWKLNGNKKMVSDLIDGLRKELNAVQGCGVAIAPPVMYLDQAQQALADSQIVLGAQNVDVNLSGAFTGEVSAEMLKDIGARYIIIGHSERRTYHKESDEFIAKKFAVLKEAGLIPVLCIGETEAENEAGKTEEVCARQIDAVLESQGAAAFNGAVIAYEPIWAIGTGKSATSAQAQAVHKFIREHIAKKDAKVAEQVIIQYGGSVNDKNAAELFAQPDIDGALVGGASLKADAFAVIVKAAAAAKA from the coding sequence ATGCGACATCCATTAGTTATGGGTAACTGGAAGCTGAACGGCAACAAAAAGATGGTCAGCGATCTGATCGACGGCCTGCGTAAAGAACTGAATGCCGTTCAGGGTTGTGGCGTTGCCATCGCCCCGCCAGTGATGTATCTGGATCAGGCGCAGCAGGCGCTGGCCGACAGCCAGATCGTACTGGGTGCCCAGAACGTTGATGTTAACCTGTCTGGCGCATTTACCGGTGAAGTCTCTGCCGAAATGCTGAAGGATATTGGCGCTCGCTATATCATTATCGGCCATTCAGAACGCCGTACTTATCACAAAGAAAGCGATGAGTTTATTGCGAAAAAATTCGCTGTGCTGAAAGAAGCGGGTCTGATTCCGGTACTGTGCATCGGTGAAACCGAAGCAGAAAACGAAGCGGGTAAAACCGAAGAAGTGTGCGCTCGTCAAATTGATGCGGTGCTGGAAAGCCAGGGCGCAGCTGCCTTTAACGGCGCGGTGATTGCCTATGAACCGATCTGGGCGATTGGTACCGGCAAATCAGCTACTTCAGCGCAGGCGCAGGCGGTACATAAGTTCATTCGTGAACATATTGCGAAGAAAGACGCGAAAGTCGCCGAGCAGGTTATTATCCAGTACGGTGGCTCCGTTAACGATAAAAATGCCGCAGAGCTTTTTGCGCAACCGGATATCGACGGTGCGCTGGTTGGCGGTGCTTCACTGAAAGCTGACGCATTTGCCGTCATCGTCAAGGCCGCTGCCGCAGCGAAAGCCTGA